A region of Necator americanus strain Aroian chromosome I, whole genome shotgun sequence DNA encodes the following proteins:
- a CDS encoding hypothetical protein (NECATOR_CHRI.G1514.T1), with amino-acid sequence MPAANPKRSSIMDHHRAEVKPKRIARTVAVPLITVYQSIRPLKTTGGTIVTTLEVLVQLFKEETSERSENTFKGTPSGQEKDG; translated from the coding sequence ATGCCAGCTGCTAATCCAAAGCGTAGTTCAATTATGGACCATCATCGTGCCGAAGTGAAGCCAAAGAGGATTGCCCGAACAGTTGCAGTTCCACTTATAACAGTGTATCAATCAATCAGACCCCTCAAAACTACTGGAGGCACAATCGTGACCACTCTGGAGGTCCTCGTCCAGCTGTTTAAAGAGGAAACATCGGAAAGATCCGAAAACACCTTCAAAGGAACCCCCAGCGGTCAAGAGAAGGATGGCTAA